The following is a genomic window from Neodiprion virginianus isolate iyNeoVirg1 chromosome 1, iyNeoVirg1.1, whole genome shotgun sequence.
TAATTACAAATGGCTAATAATCTATGTAGGGGAGATGACTGGATGAAGTTAGTACGCACAGAGGGTAGATAAAATAACTGCGGTGTTTTTGTTGTACGTACAGGGGTATGTAAAGGTATCATTTCCAGGAATCTTGGACAGTGAATGCGATccttaaataaatttattataaacaatacAGCTGAAATATTCCTCCTCTCTTCCAGTGTTAGTACATTTGCATCTGTACATAATTCCATATAGTCAGCACCTTGACATGGATAGTTACCGTACTTCTTCCAcgcaaaatattttaagaaCCTACGTTGGACTTTTTCTAAATCATTAATATGTTTCCTGTACGTAGGAGACCAAACAAGGGCTGCATACTCTAATTTAGGGCGAACCAGTGTCTCATATAACACTCTGACtgtattaatatttttgaagttcTTTGTTATACGGATGACAAAGCCTAACGCTTTTAAGGCCGAGCGTGCTGTAACTGAGTAGTGTTCAGTGAAAGTGAGCCTTGAATCAAAGATCACACCTAAGTCCTTTGTTTTTTCAGATCTGTTTAATAAGATTCCGTTAATTGTGTATGGAAAATGTATGGGTTGTCTAGATTTACTATAAGTAACAACTTTACATTTACTTTCATTTAAGCAAAGTCTATTGTCCTGACACCAGGTTGTGACTGTATCAAGATTTCTTTGCAAAAATATACAGTCATCTAGTGATCTAATAGATAGATAGTATTTCGCGTCGTCCGCAAACAGATCAATGAAGCAAGATACTACGTCACTTATTggattaataaatattaagaATAGTAGTGGTCCAAGATTTGAGCCTTGTGGTACTCCCGAAGAGGAAGTGTATGATCTGGACCAATAGCCATTAAAAAGTACTAAGTTATGTCGCTCAGTCAAATATGATATCAATATATTAAGTAGCCTCTCAGGTAGTCCAAGGTTTACTAATGCTTTAATCAGTAAAATAATATCAACCTTATCAAATGCTTTAGAAAAGTCGGTTTCAATAACATCTACTTGGTAGTTTTCAGAGATGGAATTATAAAGGTATTGAGTATAAGGTAGTAAATTTGTCAATGTGGATCTCTTAGTAAAGAAGCCATGTTGGCAAGGCGAAATAACCTTATTAAAGTACGACAAAAGTAGATCATAAACATacatttcaaaaacttttgcAAAAGTAGGGATGATCGAGATAGGTCTGTAATTGTTTACGTCTGATTTATCACCGTTGCACCGTTTTTTCGTTGCACCTGTCTGATTCTTAGTTgcaaaattaccaaaaaattaacattCCTTATTGACtggactaacaataagtcagTGACCCTCCGATGTATTTTGTTATAACCCATAGCTATGACCGCACGTGAATGTTATATAATCCATCCCCACTCTTGAATTAATCCACACGCCAACGATCCGTAAGAAGCCAGTCCTGAAACCACCGACCCGGCTTCAGTCAGTGTCCAGGAATCATGACAACAGTAGAGTCATCGTCCCTTAAGGTCGCAATCATAGGTGGTGGTTTGGTGCGTGCACATaatattcgtttgattaatttttgatAACTGCTTTGCGacgaagaattgaaatttttgtaatttttgagACGAACcgtagaaatttattttccaaacgtcaatcccccccttttttttgttcgcaTAAATGTGCTCTTGGATTCGTTTCCGAAGCTATCGTATTAAATTGCAGTTTCCtgataattaacaattttgtCTCTGCTATTCTTTTTTAACGCTTGATTTCAGGTAGGAGCCCTCGAGGCATGTTTTTTTGCCAAACGAGGCCACAATGTTCGCCTCTACGAGTATCGTGAAggtatttataatttctagTTAACTGTAAGAATTGTTTAAACAGATAGAGATTACGAAGAATTTTAAACACGTTCACTTCGCAGCACGTAGgcttgagaaatttttaaaatctcttgacaagagaaaaaaaaaaaataaaattgagaaaattccCATAACTTTCAGACATTCGGCTTGTGGAAGAAATTCGCGGCAGGAGCATAAATCTCGCTCTCTCCGCTCGCGGTAGAGCAGCACTTCGCGAAGTTGGTCTTGAAGACCTGCTGGTTAAGGATCACGGAATCCCGATGCGAGCCCGAATGATACACGGCAAGGATTGCAGCCTAACTGAGATACTGTACGATCCGGTCAATAAGAATGTAAGTCACACGCGAATAACCCTGATAatacaagaagaaaaaattaaattgcattacatatttttaaataaattccaTCACCGGTAATTAAGTAACAATGAAGCTTAGGCTAAAATTCTACAGATAAAATAAAGTCAAGATGATTTATCTTGACCTTGGAGATTTGTTGATtaaagttattcttggatatgaaggtcacaactcaaaacactttttatcgtgttaacgtttcggccctggtgggggccctcctcagaacaattttatttaaatatctcataTGAGATGACACTTCCAATTACATAAGTGCGTGTTggtaattgatgaataaatagaaGGTCGACCTCCTCCTCCCACTACACACTAGACGTTCCACTTGTGCTTATGTGCTCTGACTCAACCATAACGgctgtgtattttatttcattttaacaaaacaacaataattatgaattcgtgggagttacgtgtcgcgaacgcagtgtgtttcggtttttgtctttattgcctttttttgttctatttattcatcaattaccAACACGCATTTATGTAATTGGAAGTGTCATCTCAtatgagatatttaaataaaattgttctgagaagggcccccaccagggccgaaacgttaacacgataaaaagtgttttgagttgtgaccttcatatccaagaataactttaATCGATAAAATAAAGTGTACCAAGTTCACAttttttcggtaatttttcACGTTCCAGTGTATATACTCCGTCAACAGAAGATATCTGAATGAGGTTTTGCTGAATGGTGAGTCGTTTGGTACGTTAGGACAAAGACTTGCGGAAGCATCTCTGTTGATACCGAATTCAAGTCTAATTCGCACTGACGCTATTGTTTCACAATAATAACGTTGCAGCATATTTTCAAGAATCAAAACCAATCAATTCGCTTTCGTGGgtgatgtatatttttttctaataaccCGCCGGACTCGTTTCACGTACATCTCCACCGTTGGTAGTTCGATATCTCTAACTTGTTTTAAGGCTTCACACGTGCCGTAACGTGATACTCAAATATCACATATCCAATATCGTCTCGCGTTCCTTGCCTCCAATTTCTGTCAACCGTCCTGTACGAATGCATCCTCATTCCACCTGAgaatcattttaataattgtaagaaaagtaATTTGGTGTTACCTGTATTAAAGCTGCGGAAAAGTATCCAAATGTAAGATTATACTTCAACAAGAAGCTCGTGAGTGCTGATCTGGAACATGGAAAGATGACATTTTTAGAGTAAGTCACAGATAATCGATCGTATTGCTCAAAACACACGGAAATCGATACATTCAATATCAGTTTCTTCCTTAGTGTTAATCCAAGTGTATGAATTGTTACCTACAGTCGTAAGACGTCGGAGGAAGAAGAGACCTCGGCTGATTTGATCGTCGGAGCTGACGGAGCGTTTTCGACGGTACGAAGGATCATGACGAAAAGGCCGCTTTACAATTTCAGCCAAACTTACATCGAACACGGATACATGGAGCTGTGCATACCGGCTAAAGATGATGGAAAGGTAAGAGATGATAAATCCGCGTGAGGAGTATCACTATCTTCTCAATTATAAATCCCTCTTGTATTCGATCCGCTCAAGTTCGCCATGGCGAAAAACAATCTTCACATTTGGCCCCGGGGTGAGTTCATGATGATCGCACTGCCGAATCAGGACGGATCTTACACTGTGACCCTTTTCGCACCCTTCGAGACGTTCAATAGTCTGAATACGGCTCGGAAGCTGCTCGACTTCTTCAGGGAACAGTTTCCGGACGCAGTGCCGTTGCTCGGTGAAGACAAGCTAACCGAAGACTTTTTCAGCAACAAGCCTCTTCCTCTGATCTCTATCAAGGTACCGCGGGTTTCCCGAGTAAACTCAGACGATGTTTTAATACAGTGGTATAGGAATAGAAAAGGGAGGGAACAGGAATGTGATTTGCTTTATCTGTTTCTGAAACGTCGCGCAGTGTCGACCCTTCCACGTTCAAAGTTCAGCCCTCATAATCGGGGACGCTGCTCACGCGATGGTTCCTTTCTACGGCCAAGGAATGAACACCGTAAGTCCGAAGCGTCGAGCTTTCCCTGTAAAGGCACAAACTCCCGTTTCCGTCACTTGATTTCAGGGCTTCGAGGACTGCCTGATTCTCGACAGACTCTTCGAAACACATCGCTCAGATTTGAGCAAGGTTTTACCCGCATTCTCCGAAGCCAGGTGTACGGATAGCCACGTTATCTGCGATCTGGCGATGTACAATTACATCGAGGTGGGTTGAAGTCGGGAAGAACTCTTCCGGTCTATTTTGTTCTTAATTGTCATGTAAACATCGAACACATATCGTAATTTACAGATGCGAGATTTGGTGaacaaaaaatctttcatcgTACGAAAACACTTGGACACTTTTCTCTACTGGCTATTGCCAAATACGTGGGTGCCACTTTACAACTCCGTCCACTTTTCAAGAATCCCTTTTCACAAATGCACCGCCAACCGTTCCTGGCAAGAGAAGGTAAGTCAGTTCCTATAGATCGAGATGATggtgaaattgtgaaatttggCGGAGTATATTCTCATGAAATAAGAGATAACATTGTATCAATTTCTACAGATCATCCGACGGGGTGCTTACTTTTTAATCACCATTATTTTTGCTGTACTTGTCGGGATTTTAAGTGGACAACggataatcaaattttgagtacGAAAAGTGACGGCAGATTGAAGAGAAGGACGAATTCTAGCAAAATATAATATTCCTGAAACAaagagtttatttttattcaaattgcTAATAGTAATTATCaatgttaaaattaattaGTCGTAGAAGAAAGTAGATTTTATACCGAAACTTGCGTATATTACGTTACCAGATAACATTCACTTCGATTAAAtgctaataaaaataaatcaagcaTTACACTTCGTCCAGGACAGAAATCTAACTGCgatgcatcaattttattatggGCCCAAGACTACCATTTTAAATCCTTCGGAAGATGGTACGGAAAAATAAGTGGCGATACGGAAATCGTTAGAAGCTGTGACTACGTTTCTACAGGTGGACCGCATTCGGACACCGGCTTTATTGGACATCAGAATTAATCGAAAGCTGTATTGGACACTAGCCTTTTTGGATACAGTCTGATTACGCACCAAAATTTATTGGACACAGTCCAGCGGAGTCCAAACGGGCCTTTTCCGTTTCAACGATGCGTTTCTCATACAGCTCATTACGTCTTACGGCTGAACAATggataattacaaattacaatgaTAGTACAAATGCTGTAAGCCCGCgaaaatgattattatcatCTAAATACCAATGGCTATGCATTCGTGCTTCTTGTATCTAAAATTGCAGTTATATTATACCCATGTGGATCCGATGCACGATTGTTCAGGCATTTCGCTCgaagaaatattaaatttacgGACAGTGATTACGATgatttctcattatttttgGCAACTCCAATCCCACTCGCATCGAAGAAAACATGCATACCTATACCAGGATGGTTACTTGAGAGCTTTAATGTTCAGAGTTAACAATGCGAACGACGCGTCGCCGGCAGACAGGCAACCGAAGTTACATCGAAATAGTTATTGCGTTTAACAATAAAATGTAACGTCGGTTGCCTGTCTGCCGGCGATCGTCCTTCGTGTCGTTAACATTGAAACAACTTATACAGTGACATTCAcggcaaaaaatttaaatctaCAAATTTTACCCACCATTGACCGTGACTGACCTTTTCTGAAGCGGGATACCAAACGAATACCGTAAAAAGCCTCGTCGTAGGGCGACCTTCCAGGATTGTCATCCAGGACTCCTCCTTGGCAGGAAAAGGTGAGTCGAATTTTCGGCGCAATCATGAAAATTGGTGCAGCAAGTATGACATGTTTGTGAAACAAACGAGAAAATCGTATTAGTTCCAATAAGTCATTAGACAGTGTGCTTACTTTCTCCTTACCATTATTTGTGCTGTACTTGTCTGGATTTTAAGTAGACAACTGTTGTTCGAATCGTGAGTACCAAAAGGGCCTgcagacgaaaaaaaaaagaataaattctttcctAAAAGATACGTGGGAcagattcaattttcttttttatt
Proteins encoded in this region:
- the LOC124307706 gene encoding kynurenine 3-monooxygenase, whose protein sequence is MTTVESSSLKVAIIGGGLVGALEACFFAKRGHNVRLYEYREDIRLVEEIRGRSINLALSARGRAALREVGLEDLLVKDHGIPMRARMIHGKDCSLTEILYDPVNKNCIYSVNRRYLNEVLLNAAEKYPNVRLYFNKKLVSADLEHGKMTFLDRKTSEEEETSADLIVGADGAFSTVRRIMTKRPLYNFSQTYIEHGYMELCIPAKDDGKFAMAKNNLHIWPRGEFMMIALPNQDGSYTVTLFAPFETFNSLNTARKLLDFFREQFPDAVPLLGEDKLTEDFFSNKPLPLISIKCRPFHVQSSALIIGDAAHAMVPFYGQGMNTGFEDCLILDRLFETHRSDLSKVLPAFSEARCTDSHVICDLAMYNYIEMRDLVNKKSFIVRKHLDTFLYWLLPNTWVPLYNSVHFSRIPFHKCTANRSWQEKIIRRGAYFLITIIFAVLVGILSGQRIIKF